In Sphingobacterium sp. SYP-B4668, the sequence GAGCTGACGATGCTGCTGATAAGTTGACAAAGCGTATCGAAGAGTATTTTGAAAAAACCATCCACGTATTACCTTACTATGAAGCGCAAGGTAAGTTGTCAAAAGTGAATGGTATTGGAGAGATTGACTCTATATTTAGTGAGTTAACTAATATTGTGGACAAATACTAGAGAAGTCTAGTTAGTTTTCTTTTTTACTTTTAAGAGGTTTTAATTAAATGGCTCAAGGATCAAATTTTGTAGATTACGTGAAGGTGTGTTGCCGATCTGGCCATGGGGGCGCGGGTTCTGCCCACCTACATCGAGACAAGCATACCGCAAAGGGAGGCCCCGATGGAGGTGATGGAGGTCGTGGAGGGCATATTATACTCAGAGGCACTAGTCAACTCTGGACGCTATTGCACCTCAAATATAGAAAACATATCATTGCCTCAGATGGAGAACGAGGTGGTAGTGCATTGCGATCGGGAGCTTTTGGTAAGGATGAGATATTGGAAGTTCCGCTAGGTACTATTGCTAGGGATGCTGAGACAGGTGAGGTGTTGTTTGATATTACCGAAGAGGGAGAGACCAAGATCTTAACACCTGGAGGTATTGGCGGTTTAGGAAACTGGCATTTCAAGTCATCTACCCAACAGACCCCACGCTATTGCCAACCGGGAATGCCAGGAAAGGAGCAATGGATTATCCTAGAGTTGAAGGTCCTTGCTGATGTAGGGCTTGTTGGCTTTCCAAATGCGGGTAAATCTACTTTACTTTCAGTAGTGTCTGCTGCGAAACCCGAAATTGCCAATTATCCTTTTACCACTTTGGTACCCAATCTGGGGATTGTAGCCTATAGAGACAACAAGTCTTTCGTGATGGCGGATATTCCTGGCATCATTGAGGGTGCTTCCGAGGGGAAGGGCTTGGGGTATCGCTTCTTGCGTCACATCGAGCGAAACTCTGTGCTGTTGTTTATGGTTCCGGCGGATACCGACCGTTCAATCACTGAGGAGTACAACATCCTTTTAAAGGAGCTTACAGCTTATAATCCAGAATTGATGGATAAGCCCAAATTGTTGGCTATTACTAAGGCCGATATGCTGGATGAGGAGTTGGAGAAAGAAATGGAACTAGAGGTCCCCAAAGACATCCCATATATCTTTATTTCTTCCGTATCAGGTAAGAATATTCTTCAGCTTAAAGATATGATTTGGAAAGCTATACATGCTTAACCGATATTAATAATTTTCGTAATAC encodes:
- the obgE gene encoding GTPase ObgE, with the translated sequence MAQGSNFVDYVKVCCRSGHGGAGSAHLHRDKHTAKGGPDGGDGGRGGHIILRGTSQLWTLLHLKYRKHIIASDGERGGSALRSGAFGKDEILEVPLGTIARDAETGEVLFDITEEGETKILTPGGIGGLGNWHFKSSTQQTPRYCQPGMPGKEQWIILELKVLADVGLVGFPNAGKSTLLSVVSAAKPEIANYPFTTLVPNLGIVAYRDNKSFVMADIPGIIEGASEGKGLGYRFLRHIERNSVLLFMVPADTDRSITEEYNILLKELTAYNPELMDKPKLLAITKADMLDEELEKEMELEVPKDIPYIFISSVSGKNILQLKDMIWKAIHA